One Silene latifolia isolate original U9 population chromosome 4, ASM4854445v1, whole genome shotgun sequence DNA segment encodes these proteins:
- the LOC141653914 gene encoding benzyl alcohol O-benzoyltransferase-like: protein MSEIVSSQKPLVFKVTKQKPELIAPAKPTPNEFKELSEIDNQQRLRFFITLIQFYRSGPVDGPDPAKVIKEALGKALVAYYPLAGRLRQKEQGRLVIECNGEGIMFVEAHADVSLAQFGELLIPPFPCMEELHCDTSNSDAFLDYPFLLVQLRVLYNANKHVQVTRLKCGGFILTTKQNHAVLDAPGITQFMHAVAELVRGAEFPSVHPVWDRHLLCARNPPRVTCMHPEYDDEIDGPPASILPFTDVVHKIFFFGPTEIGNIRRLLPVGHSKKSTRFEILTACIWRSRTIAMQFNPKVEVRLRFLINFRHHKRNPPIPKGYYGNLMATPVAISTAQDLISNPLEYTLELIKNVKRSITEEYIMSMVDFLGTKGRPRFHRGACTYYLVDVSRVGLDQWDFGWGKPVYGGPSEVWFGRPTTGFGNYYLGGKNGKGETGILVPMCLPRWAMGRFVEELKSVSISGSSRM, encoded by the exons ATGTCAGAAATTGTATCCTCCCAAAAACCATTAGTGTTCAAGGTAACAAAGCAAAAACCAGAGCTAATTGCTCCGGCAAAGCCCACACCAAATGAGTTCAAGGAACTATCTGAAATCGATAACCAGCAACGCCTCCGATTCTTTATAACCTTGATCCAATTTTACAGGTCCGGTCCAGTTGATGGACCGGACCCAGCAAAAGTGATCAAGGAGGCCTTAGGTAAAGCCTTAGTGGCTTATTACCCGTTAGCGGGTCGGTTGAGGCAAAAAGAGCAAGGGAGGTTAGTAATTGAGTGTAATGGGGAAGGGATCATGTTTGTTGAGGCTCACGCCGATGTTAGTCTTGCTCAGTTTGGTGAACTTCTTATACCGCCTTTTCCTTGCATGGAAGAGCTGCACTGTGACACCTCTAATTCCGATGCTTTCTTGGATTATCCTTTTCTTCTCGTCCAA CTACGAGTATTATATAATGCTAACAAACACGTACAGGTGACTCGACTTAAATGTGGCGGGTTCATATTGACAACAAAACAAAATCATGCAGTTCTAGATGCTCCTGGTATAACTCAATTCATGCATGCGGTTGCAGAGCTAGTGCGTGGAGCTGAATTCCCGTCAGTCCATCCGGTATGGGACCGTCATTTACTTTGTGCTCGGAATCCTCCTCGGGTCACCTGCATGCACCCCGAATATGATGATGAGATTGACGGACCTCCCGCTAGCATTTTACCATTCACTGATGTggttcacaagattttctttttTG GACCAACAGAAATCGGTAATATAAGGCGTTTACTCCCCGTCGGACACTCGAAGAAATCAACAAGATTCGAAATCCTGACAGCGTGTATATGGCGTAGTCGTACAATAGCAATGCAATTCAACCCTAAAGTCGAGGTTCGGTTGAGATTCTTAATCAACTTCCGACATCACAAGCGCAACCCGCCCATCCCAAAAGGATACTATGGCAATCTCATGGCTACACCGGTGGCTATATCGACCGCACAAGATCTTATCTCCAACCCTCTCGAATATACCTTGGAGCTCATAAAGAACGTCAAGCGTAGCATTACTGAAGAGTACATAATGTCCATGGTTGACTTTTTGGGTACCAAGGGTAGGCCTCGGTTTCATAGGGGCGCGTGTACTTACTACTTGGTTGACGTTAGTCGGGTTGGGTTAGACCAGTGGGATTTTGGATGGGGTAAACCTGTATATGGTGGACCGAGCGAGGTTTGGTTCGGTAGGCCAACCACTGGATTTGGGAACTATTATTTGGGTGGCAAGAATGGTAAGGGTGAGACTGGGATTTTGGTTCCGATGTGTTTGCCTCGTTGGGCTATGGGCCGGTTTGTTGAAGAATTGAAATCCGTTTCTATTTCCGGATCCTCGAGGATGTAA